Proteins from one Sarcophilus harrisii chromosome 2, mSarHar1.11, whole genome shotgun sequence genomic window:
- the NODAL gene encoding nodal homolog encodes MLLVLLLQMAWEAAVSALPLALPSSPSPLAYMLRLYHGHQPRAHIVRSLQAQDVVMEGQHWTFAFDFSFLIQEEKLAGAELRLQLEPLGEPPAEAPILVEIFHQPRWEDEDQASACPERRRLASFVVTDSQVSFSSDSMVLRVTEALARGLEALSGAEDAPSAGRTDAAGGECGHRAPEPPVSDVQLTLYSNMAEQRGRPAGSTLLWEAESSWRAREGRVSQERAKRKPRRRNGLAIRQCRRVRFQVDFNLIGWGSWVIYPKQYEAFRCEGECPNPMEERFSPTNHAYIQSLLKFYQPHQVPSTCCAPVKTKALSMLYLENGKVLLDHHKDMIVEECGCR; translated from the exons ATGCTTCTCGTGCTTCTCCTGCAGATGGCCTGGGAAGCCGCGGTGTCCGCGCTCCCGCTGGCGCTGCCCTCCTCGCCGTCCCCCCTGGCTTACATGCTGAGGCTCTACCACGGGCACCAGCCCCGCGCCCACATCGTCCGCAGCCTGCAAGCCCAAG ATGTGGTGATGGAGGGACAGCACTGGACGTTCGCCTTTGACTTTTCCTTCCTGATCCAAGAGGAGAAGCTGGCGGGCGCCGAGCTCCGGCTGCAGCTGGAGCCCTTGGGAGAGCCTCCGGCGGAGGCCCCGATCTTGGTGGAGATCTTTCACCAGCCGCGCTGGGAGGACGAGGACCAGGCGTCGGCCTGCCCCGAGAGACGCCGGCTGGCTTCCTTTGTGGTCACCGACTCCCAGGTCAGCTTCTCCTCGGACAGCATGGTCCTGAGGGTGACAGAGGCCCTGGCCAGAGGCCTCGAGGCCCTGAGCGGCGCCGAGGACGCGCCGAGCGCGGGCCGGACGGACGCAGCGGGCGGGGAGTGCGGGCACCGGGCCCCGGAACCCCCGGTCTCCGACGTGCAGCTCACGCTGTACTCCAACATGGCGGAGCAGCGAGGGCGGCCGGCCGGCTCCACGCTGCTCTGGGAGGCGGAGAGCTCGTGGAGGGCCAGGGAGGGCCGCGTGTCCCAGGAGAGAGCCAAGAGGAAGCCCCGCCGGCGGAACGGGCTCGCCATCCGGCAGTGCCGGAGGGTCAGGTTCCAAGTGGACTTCAACCTGATCGGCTGGGGCTCGTGGGTGATCTACCCCAAGCAGTACGAGGCCTTCCGCTGTGAGGGAGAGTGTCCCAACCCCATGGAGGAGAGATTCAGCCCCACCAATCACGCCTACATTCAG AGTTTACTGAAGTTTTACCAGCCCCATCAAGTGCCCTCCACATGCTGCGCTCCTGTGAAGACCAAGGCCCTCAGCATGTTGTACCTGGAAAATGGCAAAGTCCTCCTGGACCATCACAAGGACATGATAGTGGAGGAGTGCGGCTGCCGCTGA